GCCCGCAACGCGACCCCCGGAAAACTCCTGCTGCGGCGGATCGCCGGGGTCTTCGTCCCGCTGATCCCCGCCCTGATCGGCTGCGGCATCCTCGCCGGGCTCGGCGGTGTCCTGGTCAACCTCGGTCTGCTGCCCGGCCTCACCCCGGTGATCGCCGCGCTGGCGGGTGGCTTCATGACGCTCCTTCCGGTCTTCGTGGGCTGGAGCGCCGCCCGGGAGTTCGGCGGCACCCCGGTGCTGGGCGGGGTGGTCGGGGCGATCGTGGTCTTCCCCGGGGTGGAGAAGATCGAGGTCTTCGGCCAGCGGCTCTCCCCCGGCCAGGGCGGAGTCCTCGGCGCCCTCGCCGCCGCCGTGCTCGCCGTGCAGGTGGAGAAGGCGTGCCGCCGCAGACTCCCGGACGTCCTCGACGTCCTGGTGACCCCGGCGGTGACGGTGCTGGTCGCGGGGCTCGCCACCGTCTACGGGCTGATGTTCGCGGCGGGCGCGGTCTCCCGCGCCATCGGCACCGCCGCACAGGCGCTGCTCTCCGGCGGCGGCGCGGTCGCGGGGTTCGTCCTCGGTGGGCTCTTCCTCCCTCTGGTGATGCTGGGGCTGCATCAGGCGCTGATCCCGATCCATGCCACGCTGATCGAGCAGTACGGCCACACCGTGCTGCTGCCGATCCTGGCGATGGCGGGCGCGGGCCAGGTCGGCGCGGCGGTCGCCGTCTATCTGCGGCTGCCGCAGGACCGCGCCCTGCGCTCCACCATCCGCTCGGCGCTCCCCGCCGGGCTGCTGGGCGTCGGGGAGCCCTTGATCTACGGAGTCTCGCTGCCGCTGGGCCGCCCCTTTGTGACGGCGTGCGTGGGCGGGGCCTTCGGCGGTGCCTTCGTCGGGCTCTTCCACTCGCTGGGCCACCCGGTGGGCGCGACCGCGATCGGCCCCTCCGGCTGGGCGCTCTTCCCCCTTCTCCACGGCGGCGGCTCGCCGCTGACGTCGCTCGCCGTCTACGGCGGCGGGCTGCTCACCGGCTACGCGGCGGGCTTCCTGATCACCTACTGGTTCGGCCTGCGCCCGCGCCGCACCGCGCCCGCCGACGCCCTGCGGGCCCCGGGATCTCCGGATGCCTCGGGGGCTTCGGGGGCTTCGGGGGCTTCGGGGGCTTCGGGGGCTTCGGGGAGCACCGTGCCGGACATCCCGGCGGGCCCGGCGGGCGCCCCTGTGGAGCGGGCTACAGAC
The nucleotide sequence above comes from Streptomyces clavuligerus. Encoded proteins:
- a CDS encoding PTS transporter subunit EIIC, with translation MADTPHHAIAAAILPLVGGAANVSSVAHCMTRLRLGLRDRSAVREAELRALPAVLGVVGGGDTYQIVLGPGTVARVAPEFEALLTRAAASPQPATPGARGPEAPQEPQTSQVPQVAPGSRAAQASQAAHGAPEEASGGAVARRGAALRAARKARNATPGKLLLRRIAGVFVPLIPALIGCGILAGLGGVLVNLGLLPGLTPVIAALAGGFMTLLPVFVGWSAAREFGGTPVLGGVVGAIVVFPGVEKIEVFGQRLSPGQGGVLGALAAAVLAVQVEKACRRRLPDVLDVLVTPAVTVLVAGLATVYGLMFAAGAVSRAIGTAAQALLSGGGAVAGFVLGGLFLPLVMLGLHQALIPIHATLIEQYGHTVLLPILAMAGAGQVGAAVAVYLRLPQDRALRSTIRSALPAGLLGVGEPLIYGVSLPLGRPFVTACVGGAFGGAFVGLFHSLGHPVGATAIGPSGWALFPLLHGGGSPLTSLAVYGGGLLTGYAAGFLITYWFGLRPRRTAPADALRAPGSPDASGASGASGASGASGASGSTVPDIPAGPAGAPVERATD